A part of Ignavibacteriales bacterium genomic DNA contains:
- the selA gene encoding L-seryl-tRNA(Sec) selenium transferase, protein MQNDELRKLPGVDKLLLEPSTLLLKEQFGIELITYAARIVLEKARENIFHGANAESIEQLSAQIKKEVEKIDGKTLKPVINATGIIIHTNLGRAPLGKEIFHEIEPVLSWYSNLEFDLQAGKRGQRTDHISGLLKFITGAEDILIVNNNAAAIYLILKTLSEKKEVIVSRGELIEIGGSFRIPEIMKASGARMVEVGTTNRTRLSDYENAITKNTRLIFKAHKSNYYIGGFTEEVELIELSRLAKKHNLILVFDSGSGLLKRPVFSKHFEEPNVRQSISSGADLVTFSCDKLIGATQAGIIAGKKDLIKILAKVPLMRALRVDKFTIAVLFTILNFYLREEVLIKKCPVFAMLNRKKTELLILAEKIFKGLKSYQIKAEIVESIAQCGGGALPQLELESYSVKILPDKADKKFAGKLFKKLLAVDTPVLGVLKEGDFFLDVFTIRDEEVDAIVQSVSICIQD, encoded by the coding sequence ATGCAAAACGATGAATTAAGAAAATTACCAGGAGTTGATAAATTATTACTTGAACCTTCAACTTTACTTTTAAAAGAACAATTCGGGATTGAGCTTATTACTTATGCTGCTAGAATTGTTCTTGAAAAGGCAAGAGAAAATATTTTTCATGGTGCTAATGCAGAAAGCATAGAACAACTTTCCGCACAAATAAAGAAAGAAGTTGAAAAAATTGATGGTAAAACTTTAAAGCCTGTAATAAATGCTACGGGAATTATTATTCATACAAACCTTGGACGTGCGCCGCTAGGGAAAGAAATTTTTCATGAAATTGAACCGGTACTAAGCTGGTACTCTAATCTTGAATTTGATCTGCAAGCAGGAAAACGAGGGCAGAGAACTGATCATATCAGCGGATTGCTAAAGTTTATTACAGGTGCTGAAGATATTCTTATAGTTAATAACAATGCAGCAGCAATCTATCTTATTTTAAAAACGCTGTCCGAGAAAAAGGAAGTTATTGTCTCACGAGGCGAACTAATCGAGATTGGAGGCTCATTCCGTATCCCCGAAATTATGAAAGCAAGCGGCGCTCGAATGGTTGAGGTTGGGACAACAAACAGAACTCGTTTATCAGATTATGAAAATGCGATTACAAAAAATACCCGACTGATTTTCAAAGCTCACAAATCAAATTACTACATCGGCGGCTTTACAGAGGAAGTTGAATTAATTGAACTTTCACGTCTGGCAAAAAAACACAATTTAATATTAGTCTTTGATTCAGGCTCCGGCTTATTAAAGCGTCCGGTTTTTTCTAAACATTTTGAAGAACCCAATGTTCGCCAGAGCATTAGCAGCGGTGCAGACCTTGTGACTTTCAGTTGTGATAAGTTAATTGGCGCAACGCAAGCAGGAATCATTGCAGGCAAAAAAGATTTAATAAAAATCCTTGCTAAAGTACCGCTTATGCGTGCTCTTCGTGTGGATAAATTTACAATTGCTGTGCTATTTACAATATTAAATTTTTATCTTCGTGAAGAAGTGCTGATTAAAAAATGCCCCGTTTTTGCGATGCTTAATCGAAAAAAAACAGAGCTTTTGATCCTTGCAGAAAAAATTTTTAAGGGATTAAAATCTTATCAAATAAAAGCAGAGATTGTTGAAAGTATCGCGCAGTGCGGGGGCGGTGCACTGCCGCAACTTGAGTTAGAAAGTTATTCAGTTAAAATTTTACCCGATAAGGCTGATAAAAAATTTGCAGGTAAACTTTTTAAAAAACTACTCGCGGTAGATACTCCAGTGCTTGGAGTTTTAAAAGAGGGTGATTTTTTTCTTGATGTCTTTACAATTCGAGATGAAGAAGTAGATGCTATTGTTCAGTCTGTTTCTATTTGCATTCAGGATTAG
- the fdnG gene encoding formate dehydrogenase-N subunit alpha, whose product MKISRRGFLGAAGASTIGGAIGVLGLPKIAKAESIPEIKTLETTESTTICPYCGVGCGLIVSTREGKVINIEGDPDHPINEGSLCSKGMALFQVAVNERRLQKVKYRAPGSSEWEEKSWDWALPEIAKRVKKTRDATFLIKEDDKIVNRTNGIACLGGASLDTEECYLLSKFARSIGITYLEHQARIUHSSTVASLAATFGRGAMTNHWIDMINTDVAMVMGSNIVENHPIASKWLTRAKEKGAVIINCDPRYTRTSSFADIYCKFRSGTDIALVNGIINYALQNGLINKDYVLNYTNASFLISDKYSFDDGLFSGYNVDKRSYDKTNWAYEVDGSGVPKQDLTLQHPRCVFQLMKKHFQRYDIDTVCKITGAPKDTYEKVCRTFTSTWAPNRVATWLYAMGTTQHTHGTQNIRTYSILQLLMGNVGLAGGGINAMRGESNVQGSTDMGLLFHLLPGYLASPTKAEQSLEDYKKTYTPKTNDPKSANWWGNYPKYIVSLLKAWYSDNATAENEFCFNYLPKRSADYSHISLFETMYAGKLKGLFLFGQNPVVGGPNSNKERSALDKLEWMVAVDIFETDTSVFWKRPGVNPADNQTEVFLLPACSSVEKEGSVCNSGRWAQWRYKAVEPVGESHSDLWILDSLHKSIKKEYQTGGVFAEPIINLNWNYGNGELIDQHKDPDVHLVARELNGSFLQDKEVLVMKDLKSFKKGDQAPSFAVLQDDGSTSCGSWIYCGSYPGHTPEKNNMARRIKKDAINGIGLYPQWAWAWPVNRRIIYNRASCDINGKPLDPKRWVVRWNEATGKWEGDVPDGPWPPADKYPFIMKPDGHAWLFAANLNDGPLPEHYEPLESPVNNFISSQQINPSIKLWYKTNPEGNPVGDVKKFPIIGTTYRVSEHWQAGAMTRNIPWLAELVPDVFVELGTDLAREKAISNGDKVVVETARGSMNAYALVTRRFQPFQLNGKLVHEIGVIWHFGYYGLARGDSANLLTSHIGDANTMIPEYKVFLCNVYKKNGGAA is encoded by the coding sequence ATGAAAATCTCAAGACGCGGATTTCTGGGTGCAGCCGGTGCAAGCACAATCGGAGGAGCCATCGGAGTTTTGGGCTTACCGAAAATTGCTAAGGCAGAAAGCATTCCGGAAATTAAAACTTTAGAGACTACAGAAAGCACAACCATCTGTCCGTACTGTGGCGTAGGTTGTGGTCTGATAGTTTCAACACGAGAAGGCAAAGTGATTAATATCGAGGGTGATCCTGATCATCCTATAAATGAAGGATCTCTTTGCTCAAAAGGTATGGCGCTTTTCCAGGTAGCGGTAAACGAAAGAAGACTTCAGAAAGTAAAATACCGCGCTCCCGGAAGCTCTGAGTGGGAAGAAAAATCCTGGGATTGGGCATTGCCGGAAATTGCAAAACGTGTAAAGAAAACACGTGATGCTACTTTCCTCATAAAAGAAGATGATAAAATTGTGAACAGAACAAACGGAATTGCCTGTCTTGGTGGTGCGTCACTTGATACTGAGGAATGCTACCTTCTCTCGAAGTTTGCGAGGTCAATTGGAATAACGTATCTCGAACACCAGGCGCGAATATGACATAGTTCTACAGTGGCCAGTTTGGCTGCTACGTTTGGAAGAGGAGCAATGACAAATCATTGGATTGATATGATCAATACAGATGTTGCAATGGTGATGGGCTCAAACATAGTTGAGAATCATCCGATTGCATCTAAATGGCTCACCCGTGCAAAGGAGAAGGGTGCGGTAATAATCAACTGCGATCCGCGCTATACAAGAACATCTTCTTTTGCAGATATCTACTGCAAGTTTCGCAGTGGTACTGATATCGCTTTAGTAAATGGAATTATTAATTATGCGCTTCAGAACGGTTTAATTAATAAAGATTACGTACTTAACTATACTAATGCTTCATTCCTAATTTCTGATAAATATTCATTCGACGACGGATTGTTCAGCGGGTACAATGTTGATAAACGTTCTTACGACAAAACAAACTGGGCTTATGAAGTTGACGGAAGTGGAGTTCCAAAACAGGATCTTACTCTGCAGCACCCGCGTTGTGTATTTCAATTAATGAAAAAACATTTTCAGAGATATGATATAGACACAGTTTGCAAGATTACCGGCGCTCCAAAAGATACTTATGAAAAAGTCTGCCGAACATTTACTTCAACCTGGGCTCCGAACAGAGTTGCTACCTGGCTGTATGCAATGGGAACAACGCAACATACACACGGAACACAGAACATCCGTACGTATTCAATTCTCCAGCTGCTTATGGGTAATGTTGGTCTTGCCGGAGGAGGAATAAATGCTATGCGTGGTGAGTCCAATGTACAGGGTTCAACAGATATGGGATTACTATTCCATCTTCTTCCGGGATATCTCGCTTCACCTACTAAAGCTGAGCAATCGCTTGAAGATTATAAAAAAACTTATACACCTAAAACCAACGATCCAAAATCAGCAAACTGGTGGGGCAACTATCCTAAATATATTGTCTCACTTTTAAAAGCATGGTACAGCGATAACGCAACTGCGGAGAACGAATTCTGCTTTAACTATTTACCGAAACGGAGTGCCGATTATTCTCACATATCTTTATTTGAAACTATGTATGCAGGTAAGCTAAAAGGACTTTTCCTTTTCGGTCAGAACCCTGTAGTAGGAGGTCCAAATTCAAATAAGGAAAGAAGTGCACTTGATAAACTAGAGTGGATGGTTGCTGTTGATATTTTTGAAACAGATACATCAGTGTTCTGGAAACGTCCGGGTGTAAACCCTGCAGATAATCAAACCGAAGTGTTCTTACTTCCAGCTTGTTCATCTGTTGAAAAAGAAGGAAGTGTTTGTAACAGCGGGCGATGGGCTCAGTGGCGCTACAAAGCGGTTGAACCTGTAGGAGAATCTCATTCGGATCTCTGGATATTAGACTCTCTGCACAAATCAATTAAAAAAGAATATCAAACAGGAGGGGTTTTCGCTGAACCAATAATTAATCTAAATTGGAACTATGGTAACGGTGAACTGATTGATCAGCATAAAGATCCTGATGTTCATCTTGTAGCTCGTGAACTTAACGGCTCCTTTCTTCAGGATAAAGAAGTGCTGGTTATGAAAGATCTTAAGTCTTTCAAAAAAGGCGATCAAGCACCTTCCTTTGCAGTGCTTCAAGATGATGGTTCTACAAGCTGCGGTTCATGGATTTATTGCGGTTCTTATCCCGGTCATACACCAGAGAAAAATAATATGGCTCGCAGGATAAAAAAAGATGCAATAAATGGTATTGGTCTTTATCCTCAATGGGCATGGGCTTGGCCTGTTAATAGAAGGATAATTTATAACCGCGCTTCGTGCGATATAAATGGAAAACCGCTTGATCCAAAGAGATGGGTGGTTCGCTGGAACGAAGCAACCGGAAAGTGGGAAGGGGATGTTCCGGATGGACCTTGGCCTCCGGCTGATAAGTATCCTTTTATAATGAAACCCGATGGTCATGCCTGGTTGTTTGCAGCTAATTTAAATGATGGACCATTACCTGAACATTACGAACCTTTGGAAAGCCCTGTAAATAATTTTATATCAAGTCAGCAGATCAATCCTTCGATAAAACTTTGGTATAAAACAAATCCTGAAGGAAACCCGGTAGGTGATGTTAAAAAATTCCCGATTATCGGAACAACTTATAGAGTCAGCGAACACTGGCAGGCAGGGGCAATGACACGTAACATTCCGTGGCTTGCCGAATTAGTCCCGGATGTATTTGTTGAACTTGGAACCGATCTTGCAAGAGAAAAAGCAATTTCAAATGGCGACAAAGTTGTTGTTGAAACTGCACGTGGTTCAATGAATGCGTATGCTCTTGTTACCAGAAGATTCCAGCCATTCCAATTAAATGGAAAGCTTGTTCATGAGATTGGAGTCATCTGGCACTTCGGTTATTATGGTCTGGCAAGGGGTGATAGTGCCAACTTACTTACATCTCATATTGGAGATGCTAATACAATGATACCAGAGTATAAAGTTTTTCTTTGTAACGTTTACAAAAAGAACGGAGGTGCAGCATGA
- the nrfD gene encoding polysulfide reductase NrfD — protein sequence MLKGKISKKNVNDFVSKLSFGGKIVWALALFGIILVLYRYVMGLGAATNLSDGYPWGLWIGFDILAGIALAAGGFVMAGTVHLFGGHKYHALSRPAILTALLGYLLFIFGLLFDLGRPWNLWRAIYSWNHLLLCSRLPGALCFIQQFLFLNFYQLY from the coding sequence ATGTTGAAAGGAAAGATATCTAAAAAAAATGTAAATGACTTTGTAAGTAAACTCTCGTTTGGCGGTAAGATTGTTTGGGCTCTTGCATTATTCGGAATTATATTGGTGCTTTATCGCTATGTTATGGGATTAGGCGCTGCTACCAATCTTAGTGATGGATATCCGTGGGGGTTGTGGATAGGTTTTGATATCTTAGCAGGTATAGCGCTTGCTGCTGGTGGTTTTGTTATGGCTGGTACAGTCCATCTTTTTGGTGGACACAAATACCATGCATTGTCAAGACCAGCAATACTTACGGCACTGCTTGGTTACCTGCTTTTTATTTTCGGTTTGTTGTTTGACCTGGGACGCCCGTGGAATCTATGGCGAGCAATATATTCATGGAATCATCTTCTCCTATGTTCGAGGTTGCCTGGTGCGTTATGCTTTATACAACAGTTCTTATTCTTGAATTTCTACCAGTTGTATTAG
- a CDS encoding formate dehydrogenase accessory protein FdhE gives MNNAKTNSTSEMEDNIRKLESLASDLKIFFESCKTSPLFKKLPLREDVEERKQRLSDGHYLFRPCGVELNKNESNRIAVELLDLLKKNLSDRTEDLNDISEAMVQEKIKANDLLLQIIKNEGNHIRKVIRDNNLAEDIFTFFAIYFARPYRQFASEYLLEGLDKLNWFSGYCPVCGHWPGMAHINSEVGQRTLWCLCCNTKWNFKRTQCAYCLNEDHKSLQILNPESEESYRVQVCKKCKRYLKEVRGNIELKDFPFDKFYLGTLPLDIIAAQKGYIQESVLTVRYDNSDGNELLMYRQKVEFN, from the coding sequence ATGAATAACGCGAAAACAAATAGTACTTCTGAAATGGAAGACAATATTAGAAAGTTAGAGTCGCTAGCCTCTGACCTGAAGATTTTTTTTGAAAGCTGTAAAACTTCTCCTCTCTTTAAGAAATTGCCATTGCGAGAGGATGTTGAAGAGAGAAAGCAAAGGCTCTCGGATGGGCATTATCTGTTTCGACCTTGTGGTGTTGAACTAAACAAAAATGAGTCAAATAGAATTGCTGTTGAACTTCTTGATCTGTTAAAGAAAAATCTCTCCGACCGTACAGAAGATTTAAATGACATTTCCGAAGCAATGGTTCAGGAAAAAATTAAAGCCAACGATCTTCTTCTTCAGATAATAAAAAATGAGGGCAACCATATAAGAAAAGTAATTCGTGATAATAATCTTGCTGAAGATATATTCACTTTCTTTGCAATTTATTTTGCTCGACCTTACAGACAGTTTGCTTCAGAATATTTATTAGAAGGATTAGACAAGCTGAACTGGTTCAGTGGATATTGCCCGGTTTGCGGTCACTGGCCCGGGATGGCTCATATCAATTCTGAAGTTGGTCAACGTACTCTCTGGTGTTTATGCTGTAATACGAAATGGAATTTCAAAAGAACTCAATGTGCTTATTGTTTAAATGAAGATCATAAATCGCTGCAAATACTAAACCCTGAAAGTGAAGAATCATACAGAGTGCAGGTTTGTAAAAAATGCAAACGATATCTAAAAGAAGTACGAGGCAATATTGAGTTAAAGGATTTTCCTTTCGATAAATTTTATCTTGGAACTCTTCCACTTGATATCATTGCAGCACAGAAAGGTTACATTCAGGAATCAGTGCTAACTGTAAGATATGATAACTCTGATGGAAATGAATTATTAATGTATCGTCAAAAAGTTGAATTCAACTAA
- the nrfD gene encoding polysulfide reductase NrfD: MLYTTVLILEFLPVVLENYKLNKLLELWRAFVPWIIIFMLGMFTLAMSYSLAWALFMVVILLVWEISMRVGWMPRDKQMPILLIMAGVMFSTMHQSSLGSIFLLAPTKLHILWYTPISPLLFLLSAITVGPAMVIFEALMSEKILKHKARFDLLSDLAGWMPYLLSFYLLIKVGDLIGRDAVLAAFAVNVQTVSWWIEITIGVILPLILFLTPEIIKTKSGLLWSSTLVIIGLVWNRINVAIVGIKVEKWESYYPFWTEIFISIGVVSIGLIVFKWAVENLPIYENKTLST; encoded by the coding sequence ATGCTTTATACAACAGTTCTTATTCTTGAATTTCTACCAGTTGTATTAGAGAATTATAAACTTAATAAGCTGCTTGAACTTTGGCGGGCGTTCGTCCCCTGGATAATTATTTTTATGCTGGGAATGTTTACACTGGCTATGTCATATTCATTAGCCTGGGCATTGTTCATGGTTGTCATCCTACTGGTATGGGAAATATCTATGCGTGTAGGATGGATGCCGAGAGATAAACAAATGCCGATACTATTGATAATGGCAGGAGTAATGTTCTCCACTATGCATCAATCTTCACTCGGAAGTATTTTTCTACTTGCACCAACAAAGCTTCATATTCTTTGGTACACTCCTATATCACCGCTGTTATTCTTATTATCTGCAATCACAGTCGGACCAGCGATGGTAATATTTGAAGCGCTGATGAGTGAAAAAATACTAAAGCATAAAGCAAGGTTCGATCTTCTTTCTGATCTTGCAGGATGGATGCCTTACTTGTTAAGCTTCTATCTTCTTATCAAAGTTGGCGATCTTATCGGCAGGGATGCTGTACTTGCAGCATTCGCAGTTAATGTGCAAACCGTATCGTGGTGGATTGAAATAACAATTGGCGTTATCTTACCTCTAATTCTTTTCCTTACACCCGAAATTATAAAAACAAAAAGCGGTTTGCTGTGGTCTTCAACTTTGGTAATAATAGGTCTTGTTTGGAACCGGATTAATGTGGCTATAGTAGGAATAAAGGTTGAAAAATGGGAATCGTATTATCCATTTTGGACAGAAATATTTATATCTATCGGAGTTGTTTCTATCGGGTTAATTGTATTTAAGTGGGCAGTTGAAAACCTGCCGATTTACGAAAACAAAACTTTATCAACTTAA
- the selB gene encoding selenocysteine-specific translation elongation factor, whose translation MASSIKHNVSNTQFIMGTAGHVDHGKTALIKALTGIDCDTNPEEKLRGITINLGFSHLDFPNGNSIGIVDVPGHRDFVNTMISGSCGIDFVMFVIAADSGVMPQTIEHLHIMQMLGIKSGIIALTKIDLADEEMLMIVEDDIKELVRDTFLDNCPIFKVSSKTGDGIDELKDYLSQNSLSKTENIDEEFFRMFIDRIFSIAGFGTVVTGSVISGSLKINDKVFLLPAEKELRVRRLEKHGKEVKEVVFGNRAAINLIGMKKEEFNRGMVLCNKIITPTTLLDIKIKIISSGKKFDLWSQVIFLTGTYESQAKVHLIDADNLKCGETAFAQIHLNQPLITQIGDKFIIRNSSGDKTIGGGEIIDTYPLHHKRRTEKVISQLKIISEGGLADRIAAEVRKSHSPVTLDCIANNLNLSEKELTGFSSDSLPEDIVHFDSEGATYLILSGQLEKLKNRIIKILENYHKRNPLDEEGKTFEELMGIFGVNRNSASDGVMKCLLQQMVERKILRKINSTWCLYSHQVYLTEEDKKQIKFVESFHKNCGMNVPLMSELIPASLKKGISETRLNQILILLSKRERLYSIDGNYIFKDIVDDCRKVLLKSLINSYSANSDDAGITVAQFRDLVKGNRKICLLMLAQFDREGITSREDDLRYLTDKGKEWYHQRYKTEIKKEENIFINTGYTDMEEKKKILMIDDDVNLVNVIKLVLEAKNFEFAAAYSAAEGLTKIIEFNPDLIILDVIMEDFVAGFRVVSELRTGGPDSKYAAYSSIPILMLTSVTTKSNVNFSDKVGTALLPVDAFIEKPVKPAELLGKIQELLGIILE comes from the coding sequence ATGGCTAGCTCAATCAAACATAATGTTTCCAACACGCAATTCATTATGGGAACTGCCGGTCACGTTGATCACGGGAAAACTGCATTGATAAAAGCATTAACCGGAATTGATTGCGATACTAATCCTGAAGAAAAACTCCGCGGCATTACAATAAATTTAGGTTTTTCTCATCTGGATTTTCCAAACGGAAACAGCATTGGAATTGTTGATGTTCCCGGACACAGGGATTTTGTCAATACAATGATTTCAGGCTCCTGCGGAATTGACTTCGTGATGTTCGTTATCGCTGCCGACAGTGGTGTGATGCCCCAAACTATTGAGCACCTTCACATAATGCAAATGCTTGGAATAAAATCAGGCATAATTGCATTAACAAAAATTGATCTTGCAGATGAAGAGATGCTGATGATAGTTGAAGATGATATTAAAGAATTGGTTCGTGATACTTTTCTGGATAACTGTCCGATATTTAAAGTCTCATCAAAAACAGGGGATGGAATTGATGAATTAAAAGATTATCTGTCACAAAATTCGTTATCTAAAACAGAAAACATTGACGAAGAATTTTTCAGGATGTTTATTGACAGAATATTTAGCATTGCCGGATTTGGAACGGTTGTGACAGGTTCAGTTATCAGCGGAAGTCTAAAAATTAATGATAAAGTATTTCTTCTTCCGGCAGAAAAAGAATTAAGGGTAAGACGTCTTGAAAAACATGGTAAAGAAGTTAAGGAAGTTGTTTTCGGAAACAGAGCTGCCATAAATTTGATTGGTATGAAAAAGGAAGAATTTAACAGGGGAATGGTTCTTTGTAATAAAATTATCACACCCACTACCTTGCTCGATATAAAAATTAAAATTATATCGAGCGGTAAAAAATTTGATTTGTGGTCACAGGTTATATTTTTAACCGGGACATATGAATCACAGGCAAAAGTTCATTTGATAGACGCTGATAATCTGAAATGCGGTGAAACTGCTTTCGCACAGATTCATCTTAACCAACCTCTTATTACGCAAATCGGGGATAAATTTATTATCAGAAATTCTTCCGGTGATAAAACGATTGGAGGGGGCGAAATTATAGATACATATCCTCTTCATCATAAAAGAAGAACAGAAAAAGTTATTTCACAGTTAAAAATTATTTCTGAAGGAGGATTGGCTGACCGCATTGCTGCCGAAGTTAGAAAAAGTCATTCACCTGTAACTCTTGATTGCATTGCAAACAATCTTAACCTTTCTGAAAAAGAACTTACAGGGTTCTCATCTGATTCGCTTCCGGAAGATATTGTTCATTTTGATTCGGAAGGTGCAACCTATCTAATACTTTCCGGACAACTTGAAAAACTGAAAAACCGCATAATCAAAATTCTTGAAAATTATCATAAGCGTAATCCCCTTGATGAAGAGGGAAAAACTTTTGAAGAATTGATGGGAATTTTTGGTGTTAACAGAAATTCAGCTTCTGATGGAGTGATGAAATGCCTTCTGCAACAAATGGTTGAGCGGAAGATTCTGAGAAAAATTAATTCTACCTGGTGTTTGTATTCACATCAGGTTTATCTAACCGAGGAAGACAAGAAGCAGATTAAGTTTGTGGAATCGTTTCACAAAAATTGTGGAATGAATGTACCTCTTATGTCTGAATTAATTCCTGCATCTTTGAAGAAGGGCATTTCGGAAACCCGGCTTAACCAGATTTTAATTTTGTTGAGCAAGAGAGAAAGGTTATACAGTATTGATGGAAATTATATTTTTAAAGATATAGTTGATGATTGCAGAAAAGTTTTATTAAAGTCATTAATAAATTCCTATTCCGCAAATAGTGACGATGCTGGTATTACGGTAGCTCAATTCAGAGATCTTGTTAAAGGCAACAGAAAAATTTGCTTATTGATGCTCGCTCAGTTTGACAGGGAAGGAATTACCAGCCGTGAAGATGACTTAAGATATCTGACTGATAAAGGGAAAGAATGGTATCATCAACGCTACAAAACTGAAATCAAGAAAGAAGAAAATATTTTTATTAATACAGGGTACACAGATATGGAAGAGAAGAAAAAAATACTTATGATAGACGACGATGTAAATCTTGTCAATGTAATTAAACTGGTTCTTGAAGCAAAGAACTTTGAATTTGCGGCTGCATACTCCGCTGCTGAAGGACTAACCAAAATTATTGAGTTTAATCCTGATCTTATAATCCTGGATGTTATTATGGAGGATTTCGTTGCAGGCTTCAGAGTTGTTAGTGAATTGAGAACAGGAGGACCAGATTCAAAGTATGCAGCTTATTCGAGCATCCCTATTTTAATGTTGACGAGTGTAACTACAAAATCAAATGTCAACTTCAGTGATAAGGTGGGAACAGCGCTTCTTCCAGTTGATGCTTTTATTGAGAAGCCCGTTAAGCCTGCAGAACTGTTAGGGAAGATTCAGGAATTGCTTGGTATTATATTGGAATAG
- a CDS encoding 4Fe-4S dicluster domain-containing protein yields the protein MKAMLIDSTRCVGCRACQVACKQWNELEAEETTFFAAKGYQNPRDLSANTWTLITYNEVEVNNRFDWVFGKLQCFHCITPACASACPVSALKKTEAGPVVYDAAICLGCRYCQLACPFKVPRFEWNKIIPEITKCTMCADRIAAGLEPACAKVCPTDAIVFGDREELITEAESRIRNNPTGYVHHIFGKDEAGGTCVMHISNVPFEDIGFDTKIPMESIVSNAEHAMKPIPYVLTGLGLVLGGISWVVNRKKQISQESETGKES from the coding sequence ATGAAAGCTATGTTAATAGATTCAACTCGCTGTGTTGGGTGCCGTGCCTGCCAGGTAGCTTGCAAGCAATGGAACGAATTGGAAGCTGAAGAAACAACATTCTTCGCTGCGAAAGGTTATCAGAATCCACGCGATCTTTCTGCAAATACCTGGACACTTATTACTTATAATGAAGTCGAAGTAAATAATCGCTTCGACTGGGTATTTGGAAAACTTCAGTGCTTCCATTGCATTACTCCCGCCTGTGCATCTGCTTGTCCGGTCAGTGCACTAAAAAAAACAGAAGCAGGACCTGTTGTTTATGATGCTGCCATTTGTCTTGGCTGCCGATATTGTCAATTGGCATGCCCTTTTAAAGTACCAAGATTCGAGTGGAATAAAATTATTCCTGAAATAACGAAGTGTACAATGTGTGCTGATCGTATTGCTGCGGGTCTTGAACCGGCATGTGCAAAAGTTTGTCCAACTGATGCAATCGTTTTTGGCGATAGGGAGGAACTCATCACTGAAGCTGAAAGTCGTATCAGAAATAATCCAACTGGGTACGTTCACCACATCTTTGGAAAGGATGAAGCCGGCGGAACTTGCGTTATGCACATATCAAATGTTCCGTTTGAAGATATTGGTTTCGATACAAAAATCCCGATGGAGTCTATCGTTAGCAATGCGGAACATGCCATGAAACCTATTCCTTATGTTCTAACTGGTTTAGGACTTGTTCTTGGTGGAATATCATGGGTAGTCAATCGCAAGAAGCAAATCAGCCAGGAATCAGAAACAGGAAAGGAGAGTTAA
- the fdhD gene encoding formate dehydrogenase accessory sulfurtransferase FdhD — protein sequence MIAEKRKVIKWNETPNFIRNFPIREEEEWIAIEINLKISIDGKELVRFACSPIDCDDLAIGFLFTEGIVSSIEEIDHIIKNQNEHRIDFILAEKNKSIVKEWANSRTMSSGCGQGVISNLEYRRKNLKPVDYKVNTNVKSLPGLFKHLVNNSEWYDRTGCIHSVSLFCEDDKVILREDIGRHNAVDKVIGCALKCKYEFRNTILYSSGRISSDMMLKAARAQIPVVVSKTAPTSLAIDIAEECGITLIGFARGRRLNIYTHPERINFDEEQNKILDKELFEHESLNNK from the coding sequence ATGATTGCTGAGAAAAGAAAAGTTATTAAATGGAATGAGACTCCAAACTTCATCCGAAACTTTCCTATTAGGGAAGAAGAGGAATGGATCGCAATAGAAATTAATTTAAAGATTAGTATTGATGGGAAAGAGCTAGTTAGATTTGCCTGCAGTCCTATTGATTGTGATGATCTTGCAATTGGATTTCTTTTTACAGAGGGAATTGTATCCAGCATTGAAGAAATTGATCATATCATCAAAAATCAAAATGAGCATAGAATAGATTTTATTCTTGCCGAAAAAAATAAAAGCATTGTGAAAGAGTGGGCTAATTCCCGAACAATGAGCTCTGGCTGTGGACAGGGAGTTATTTCAAATCTTGAGTATAGAAGAAAAAATCTGAAACCAGTTGATTATAAAGTTAACACAAATGTTAAATCACTCCCTGGATTGTTCAAGCATCTTGTGAATAATTCCGAATGGTATGACAGGACAGGATGCATCCATTCAGTTTCATTATTCTGTGAAGATGATAAAGTTATATTACGTGAAGATATCGGTCGGCATAACGCAGTTGATAAGGTGATAGGCTGCGCGCTTAAATGCAAGTACGAATTTCGTAATACGATTTTGTATTCATCCGGCAGAATCTCATCGGATATGATGCTGAAAGCTGCCCGTGCTCAGATACCTGTGGTTGTTTCTAAAACTGCTCCAACAAGTTTGGCAATTGACATTGCTGAGGAGTGTGGAATAACACTGATAGGTTTTGCAAGAGGTAGAAGACTAAACATTTATACGCACCCTGAACGAATCAACTTTGATGAAGAACAAAATAAAATTTTAGATAAAGAATTATTCGAACACGAATCATTAAACAATAAATAA